In Drosophila innubila isolate TH190305 chromosome 2R unlocalized genomic scaffold, UK_Dinn_1.0 1_C_2R, whole genome shotgun sequence, the following are encoded in one genomic region:
- the LOC117785982 gene encoding zinc finger CCCH domain-containing protein 13 — MEQFEQLLTCCVCLDRYRIPKLLPCQHSFCMEPCMEGLVDYVRRQVKCPECRAEHRIPYNGVQAFPTNVTLQRFLELHIEITGELPDPTSGQIMERCGVCSEKAYLSHCAHCEKKICEDCKSAHMDILRREITRFNSQIRRSLHRLQDSLAIIEKNTMSLQTNAVSVTEEIDEIYRRITKAIKDRSDQLKGEIDRYLAVELRNLMTLKENLDLEITNINSNCDIVDKYMNETVEWDDCELMDTKEIFLKTVEFLRHFEYENNDYSRRVRFLVSIDPNQLVMNLATFGDLNIAPHSTPGGSVSSSHLAPPSALQPGLMRSKSDHRLATQFRQQEERGGYNDEPVLGGRKFGERPQRSANNNNNSDRYGDNRYGRSEYDYDNDYENEPATRAGKSSRFRSRFVRSHQNEDSDSEQQQQRQQELDKRKDRVLDSEDVSRGQLSGIIRLSDCSRVVQRLADIGKEKKEKKSDAAVAAQAAVQAAIQAQKAAMQRQQQQSKNQQSAAAADEDELARQKRKSTATSGAATSAASAASGESSSEQRPNTERVSALKRGGGQGGSEDSDSSSNQAVATPVRTATATARAEVSVSGANEEEEEAEEGVVSDSDSGSSETESETETESEAEVEEKKEQEQAVKADEDEDDESSSEYEYVEVTASESEENEEERERESERESEREQREAPVINVVPAETELADKVEDNENNAELISDAQKQEPQRSTEAEQAAEAEYTEEEAELTEEETDSESEHIAEVEPEAAAQQADEQQQEEDEEDEEEEEEEYIQIVQHLCADGKGLRETKQLELEMKLKLKHWQRQHQQCKYNKYKSNNKSQNQTKNNSLKKIETKTNQHFSSYTSRFLNKSKSSAIVTQPSLSTPTASFDEDANGTGTGDDSDSRYGTGRSRYLAMKERRTRLARSRSSHQFGNDDDDLDEPVSPTTVSPSAYLASRYSGYGSSDLSRSRSTHALKSRDNSPLTDRSAGSSRSGLASTSADNKDGEALSSWARYLKSKYGNKSSKDAPSGSSAGSTRDSHASSSTTGAASHAHGAAGSRSTASDVSRRLSLGLPLRQANELASSDDDGSKNGLGSPTSPTVAAAAAAAGITGVAGTIPKQVYLRKRQQLFQLGGRGSEPGSFTWPRGLAVGPDNSIVVADSSNHRVQVFDSNGIFVKEFGEYGNGEAEFDCLAGVAVNRIGQYIIADRYNHRIQVLDPQGRFLRAFGSQGTADGKFNYPWGVTTDALGFIYVCDKENHRVQVFQSDGSFVGKFGSCGRGEGQLEHPHYIAVSNTNRVIVSDSNNHRIQIFDVNGKVLSTVGGEGSDDGQFKFPRGVAVDDQGYIFVADSGNNRIQIFNPDGSFLKTFGSWGSGDSEFKGLEGVAIMSNGNILVCDRENHRVQVF, encoded by the exons ATGGAGCAGTTCGAACAGTTGCTGACGTGCTGCGTCTGCCTGGACAGGTATCGCATACCAAAGCTGCTGCCTTGCCAGCACTCCTTCTGCATGGAGCCCTGCATGGAGGGATTGGTCGACTATGTGCGGCGTCAG GTCAAATGTCCCGAGTGTCGTGCCGAACATCGCATACCCTACAATGGGGTGCAGGCCTTTCCCACGAACGTCACGTTGCAGCGATTTTTGGAGCTGCATATTGAAATAACCGGCGAGTTGCCGGATCCCACCTCAG GTCAAATCATGGAGCGCTGCGGCGTTTGCTCCGAGAAGGCCTATCTCTCCCACTGTGCGCACTGCGAGAAGAAGATCTGCGAGGACTGCAAGAGCGCACACATGGACATATTGCGGCGAGAGATCACTCGCTTTAATTCACAG ATTCGCCGCAGTTTACATCGGCTGCAGGACTCGCTGGCCATCATCGAGAAGAACACGATGAGTCTGCAGACGAACGCGGTAAGCGTGACGGAGGAGATCGATGAGATCTACAGGAGAATCACGAAGGCAATTAAGGATAGGTCGGATCAGTTGAAGGGCGAGATCGATCGCTATTTGGCTGTGGAGTTGCGGAATCTGATGACGCTGAAGGAGAACTTGGATCTGGAGATCaccaacatcaacagcaactgtgACATTGTGGACAAGTATATGAACGAGACCGTCGAGTGGGATGACTGCGAGCTCATGGACACCAAGGAGATCTTCCTGAAGACCGTCGAGTTCCTGCGCCACTTTGAGTACGAGAACAACGATTACAGTCGCCGTGTGCGCTTCCTCGTCTCCATAGATCCCAACCAGCTGGTCATGAACCTGGCCACATTCGGAGACCTCAACATTGCGCCCCACTCGACACCCGGCGGCTCAGTGAGCAGCTCCCATCTCGCACCTCCCAGTGCTCTACAGCCCGGCCTGATGCGTTCCAAGAGCGATCACCGTCTGGCCACGCAGTTCCGGCAGCAGGAGGAGCGCGGCGGCTACAACGATGAGCCCGTGCTGGGCGGCCGCAAGTTCGGCGAGCGACCTCAGCGaagtgccaacaacaacaacaacagcgatcGATATGGCGACAATCGATATGGACGCTCCGAGTACGACTACGACAACGATTACGAGAACGAGCCGGCGACTCGTGCTGGCAAATCATCGCGATTCCGTTCACGCTTCGTGCGCTCCCATCAGAACGAGGACTCGGACagcgagcagcagcagcagcgtcagcaGGAGCTCGACAAGCGCAAGGATCGCGTCCTCGACAGCGAGGATGTCTCCCGCGGCCAGCTGAGTGGCATCATACGTCTCAGCGATTGCTCGCGAGTCGTGCAACGTCTGGCGGACATTGGCaaggagaagaaggagaagaagtcCGATGCAGCGGTCGCCGCTCAGGCTGCCGTCCAAGCAGCCATCCAGGCCCAAAAGGCGGCCATGcagcgccagcagcagcaatccaAGAACCAGCAATCCGCCGCAGCCGCCGACGAGGATGAGCTGGCGCGTCAGAAGCGCAAGAGTACAGCGACCTCAGGAGCGGCCACCTCAGCGGCCTCGGCAGCCAGCGGCGAGTCCAGCAGCGAGCAGCGTCCCAACACGGAGCGTGTGTCGGCGCTGAAGCGAGGCGGAGGCCAAGGAGGCAGCGaggacagcgacagcagcagcaaccaggCGGTGGCAACTCCAGTGCGtacagcgacggcgacagcgcgAGCCGAGGTAAGTGTGAGTGGGgcaaatgaagaagaagaagaagcagaagaaggcgtggtcagtgacagtgacagtggcagcagcgagacagagagcgagactgagactgagagtGAGGCAGAAGTAGAAGAGAAGAAGGAACAAGAGCAGGCAGTTAAAGctgatgaagatgaagatgacgaGTCCTCCTCAGAATACGAATACGTCGAGGTGACAGCCAGTGAAAGTGAAGAGAACGAagaggagagggagagggagagcgagagggagagcgagagagaacaGAGAGAGGCGCCAGTGATTAATGTGGTGCCAGCAGAGACAGAGCTAGCCGACAAGGTGGAAGATAATGAGAATAATGCTGAGCTAATAAGCGATGCTCAAAAACAAGAACCACAAAGATCAACTGAAGCTGAGCAAGCAGCTGAAGCTGAGTATACAGAGGAGGAAGCTGAGCTGACCGAGGAAGAAACCGACTCGGAGTCAGAGCATATAGCAGAGGTTGAGCCAGAGGCAGCTGCTCAACAGGCTGATGAGCAGCAAcaggaggaggatgaggaggatgaggaggaagaggaagagga GTACATTCAGATTGTGCAGCATCTTTGTGCTGATGGCAAGGGGTTAAGGGAGACAAAGCAACTAGAACTTGAA atgaaactgaaactgaaacactGGCAAAGGCAACACCAACAAtgtaaatacaacaaatacaaaagcaacaacaaatcgcaaaaccaaacaaaaaacaatagcctaaaaaaaatagaaacaaaaacgAATCAACATTTTTCTAGCTACACAAGCCGCTTTCTAAACAAAAGCAAGAGCAGCGCCATTGTAACGCAACCCTCGCTATCCACGCCCACCGCCTCCTTTGATGAGGATGCCAACGGTACCGGCACCGGCGATGATTCGGACAGCCGCTACGGCACGGGACGTTCCCGTTATCTGGCCATGAAGGAGCGTCGCACTCGACTGGCGCGCAGTCGCTCCTCCCATCAGTTtggcaacgacgacgacgatctGGATGAGCCCGTGTCACCGACAACAGTCTCGCCATCCGCTTACTTGGCCTCAAG ATACAGCGGCTATGGCAGCAGCGATCTGTCCCGCAGTCGCTCCACGCACGCTCTCAAGTCTCGCGACAATTCTCCACTCACGGATCGCAGTGCGGGATCGTCGCGCAGCGGTTTGGCCAGCACATCGGCGGATAACAAGGATGGGGAGGCGTTGAGCTCGTGGGCACGGTATTTGAAGAGCAAATATGGTAATAAGAGCTCAAAGGATGCGCCCAGCGGCAGCAGCGCTGGCAGCACACGCGACAGCCACGCCTCCTCGAGTACGACGGGGGCGGCGTCGCATGCGCACGGCGCTGCTGGCAGCCGGAGCACGGCCAGCGATGTGTCCCGACGATTGAGCTTGGGTTTGCCACTGCGTCAGGCCAACGAGCTGGCCTCATCCGATGATGACGGGTCAAAAAACGGGCTAGGCTCCCCTACGTCCCCTAcggtagcagcagcagcagcagcagccggtATAACCGGAGTGGCAGGTACTATCCCTAAACAGGTGTACCTGCGCAAGCGCCAGCAGCTCTTCCAGTTGGGGGGCCGGGGGAGCGAGCCCGGATCCTTTACCTGGCCGCGCGGCCTCGCCGTCGGCCCGGACAATAGCATCGTCGTCGCCGACTCCAGCAATCATCGCGTCCAGGTCTTCGACTCCAATGGCATCTTTGTCAAGGAGTTTGGCGAGTACGGCAACGGCGAGGCTGAATTCGATTGCCTTGCCGGCGTGGCGGTCAATCGCATTGGCCAGTACATCATAGCCGATAG ATACAATCATCGCATACAAGTGCTTGATCCACAAGGACGCTTCCTGCGCGCCTTCGGTTCGCAGGGCACCGCAGATGGCAAATTCAATTATCCTTGGGGCGTAACAACCGATGCACTCGGCTTCATTTACGTTTGCGATAAGGAGAACCACAGAGTGCAG gTTTTCCAATCCGATGGTTCCTTCGTTGGTAAATTCGGTTCCTGCGGCCGTGGCGAGGGTCAGCTTGAACATCCGCATTATATAGCCGTATCGAATACGAATCGTGTTATTGTTTCCGATTCAAATAACCACAGAATTCAG atATTCGACGTTAATGGCAAGGTGTTGTCCACAGTGGGCGGTGAGGGCTCCGACGATGGCCAATTCAAGTTTCCACg TGGCGTCGCTGTGGATGATCAGGGTTATATATTTGTGGCTGATTCGGGCAATAATCGCATACAGATCTTCAATCCCGATGGCAGTTTTCTGAAGACCTTCGGCTCTTGGGGCTCCGGTGACTCGGAGTTCAAAGGACTCGAGGGCGTGGCCATCATGTCGAACGGCAATATTTTGGTATGCGATCGCGAAAATCATCGTGTTCAGGTATTCTAA
- the LOC117784675 gene encoding uncharacterized protein LOC117784675 codes for MGSRHMIYWRVYVYAHNLYSICGGNSIRFRDCTPSTLRRQPGELHRLLDFANRDLSVLIRHSEMELMNVFEVVQDLLLEVKLNSAEFKDALTPYLATATHQFVHELINFACSPYDDLISYDCNVKYRAMELRAEELAAGEDTGFVLLPGLHSFAKFSCLVDNDECVGFGMDLDTEDEDPKMMDELWTELNTPVLNELRRVLSDRFAQRHSRVQSQIQGLTASQVATAATAATTATTATTATLSPNDIGLELARNGGDSTTARHEQLVAITRNVTRNMTQRAAAAVARNAEAARMAQNYAAGLGADIIFPRRPRSAGVAPKR; via the exons ATGGGATCCCGTCACATGATTTATTGGCGTGTCTACGTTTATGCCCATAATTTGTACTCGATTTGTGGCGGCAATTCTATAAGATTTCGGGACTGTACCCCAAGCACATTGAG ACGCCAGCCGGGTGAGTTGCATCGTTTACTTGACTTTGCCAATCGGGATCTGTCCGTGCTCATACGGCACAGTGAGATGGAGCTGATGAATGTCTTTGAGGTGGTACAGGATCTCTTGCTGGAGGTAAAACTGAACAGTGCGGAGTTTAAGGATGCACTGACTCCTTATCTGGCAACGGCAACTCACCAGTTTGTCCACGAGCTGATCAACTTTGCCTGCTCCCCGTACGACGATCTCATTAGTTACGATTGCAATGTGAAGTATCGCGCCATGGAGCTGAGAGCAGAGGAGCTGGCCGCGGGGGAAGACACTGGATTCGTGCTTCTGCCAGGGCTACACAGCTTTGCCAAGTTCTCATGTCTCGTGGATAACGATGAGTGCGTCGGCTTTGGCATGGATCTGGACACAGAGGATGAGGATCCCAAAATGATGGACGAACTTTGGACTGAGCTAAATACTCCGGTGTTGAACGAATTGCGTCGAGTACTCAGCGATCGTTTTGCCCAGCGGCACAGTCGGGTGCAAAGCCAGATTCAAGGCCTGACTGCCAGTCAGGttgccacagctgccacagctgccacaaCTGCCACAACTGCCACAACTGCGACTTTGAGTCCCAATGACATTGGCCTGGAGCTGGCGAGGAATGGCGGCGACTCGACAACTGCACGACACGAGCAGCTTGTCGCCATAACTCGCAACGTGACTCGCAACATGACGCAACGTGCCGCAGCTGCAGTGGCAAGAAACGCAGAAGCGGCACGCATGGCACAGAACTACGCCGCTGGCCTTGGAGCGGATATTATATTTCCGCGCAGACCTAGAAGCGCCGGTGTGGCGCCTAAGCGCTGA